In Cottoperca gobio chromosome 19, fCotGob3.1, whole genome shotgun sequence, the genomic window ctctctctctctctctctctctctctctctctctctctctctctctctctctctctctctctctctctctctctcatccagtCTGTTCcagctgagtgtgtgtccatgtctcTCCTTGGACCCGGCCTACTGCAAGAGAGCAGAACCAGGTTATCACCATGCTTACATTGTGTGACTGGTTacttgattctgtccagctgtctggtctccagctgggacactcccatGTTTCACCtcaccacaccccactgccacaaggGGTTAACACTTGTGTTCTCTCCATGGCTGTGTGAGTTTCCTCAGGGTACTCCGGTTTCCTCCCACAATCTGTACATATTTGTAcattagtttttataataaatatatattttgaattagAACTATTTTTGCGTGTGTTGTattcaataataaatgcattcatCCATCTTGCAAAATCTTCTTGGGTTCAGAACACAATGTTTatttgaaaagataaaaatgtgtctttaattgTAGCAGAATTTCTGTTATCTTAAAAACTGCaccttatttattatatattatatatcgaCAACTTGCCTATCGGCTTTTTATCAACAATTATTAATTAAGAATGAATTATTCACTGTTCTGGTTTGgttcttaaggccctgtcacacatatccgtatgacagaaacgtatgccggcgcatacggacatttgtcagagtccaaatacgtccaacttttcatcgaaTCGGAAAAGTggacatatacagatacgcatgtctaacctattgatagagtatcacttacttatacaaaatgtatcagacgaatgcccaacgaatgcataagatatacaaaaatatggcgtatacaaaatatcggcaatacgctggtttacgttacggtgttacgctggggtgcgtggTTGAATGCtgtgagcatgttcaaaattaccagacgtacccgacgtgtgcttcataagatatgttacgttagacatacgtgaatatggaatacgtacgtaaatacttacctacgtaaatacagtacataaatacttacctacgtaaatacagtacgtaaatacttacctacgtaaatacagtacgtacatacctacgtgaatacctacgtgacgtTAGAGGTaggttagatataggctacgtcgactgacggtgaaccctacagccaatttattgataacgagtggataacctattcctaccctatgttaagataatgcctgacgacggagtaacttattaaacgtgtttctacagtacagctagcgttcagcatttcagccgttctccagcatcagcatgacgtgaaccaaatggcacttttccagctccgttgtccagacgctctgatacgttttaaataagtaagtgatacgctattaATGTTtaacatacgtataataatttgttatgtatttgttatgtataagtcagctacaacaccgctgtggaaaagttggacgtatttggactctgacacgtttttagctaattttcatatacggcggcatgtttctgccatacggaactgtgtatgtccgatatttcgtatgtgccggcatacgtttctgtcatacggatatgtgtgacagggcctttagcttGTTATACAGTAAAGTCGATATCTAGCACTCgtttacattaatgtaacagaggTGTTTCTTTGGCCAAAACaatttacaattacatttatttgcagCAAAAATAATACATTGGGGTTAATTCACTTTACTACAAGGTATCAAAGGCTGGCAGCCTGTGCCCTTGTACTATAAATAgaacaacatttttattgtacagttaaatgtttgaatatgtGAAAGCAGTCGAATGTGAGAAGAAAATTAGCTGCAAATGGTTCAatatgttgttttcatgttaaAAGTTAGTATAGATAGTGAAGATAAGAAAGGACAAGTAAAAGGTAATGTTCATATTTCTAAAACAGTAGAAAATATTTGCAGCACCTAAAATGAATCCATATCTTTTTGttgtaaaatctaaataaaaaaaggtttacgATGGTTCCATTAACTGTGTTAATCTGCAATGCCAACGAGCATTTAAGGTCTTCACGTCTTTATAATGAATCATCCAGCATGGTGCTTTACATGAACAGATAGGATCATGACAGATCTCATGACACATTTCTAAatcaccttttttaaatgagaagaaATTCTTTGGATTCAATGTGTGGATCATGCAAAAATGGTACAAATAAAGTCAGTTTTATCAATATTTATGCCCTCACCCCAAACAAAGTGAAcgcttgtgcacacacacatgcacggatACACACAACCACTCCAGACAATTCTCTAGGAGGATGTTTTGGTACCATTCTTTATTCATGGCTGTGTTCTTAGGCAAAATTGTGAGTGAGCCCACTCCCTTGGCTTAGAAGCAACCCCACACATGAATGGTCTCAGGATGCTTTACTGTTAGCATGACACAGGACTAATGGCAGCGCTCACCTTTTCTTCTCCGGACAAACTTTTTTCTGGATGCCCCAAATAATCGGAAAGGGGTTTCATCAGAGAAAATGACTTTTCCCCCAGTCCTCAGCAGTCCAATCCCTGAACCTTTTGCAGAATATCAGTCTGTCCCTGTTTTTCCTGGAGAGAAGTGGCTTCTTTGCTGCCCTTTTTCAGGCCATCCTCCAAAAGTCTTTGCCTCACTGTGCGTGCAGATGCACTCACACCTTTCATTCCTGAGCAAGCTCTGCCCTGGTGGTGCCCCGATTCCGCAGTTGAATCAACTTTAGGAGACGGTATATTCAAATTGCCATCATAAAAACTGATGCAGCAgactttgtaaaaatgtatatttggcCACGGGTGTACTACTGCAGCCTCGGAAgcctgcagcccctgaattgagacacagcaaATGTATGATTTTAATAGTATTTTGAAAGTAATAACCGGAAGTCACAGAATGCTTTTATATCTCCATTAACCCTAGTTTGACTAATGTTGTGCTGCAGTTCTCCTCTGTGGCCACTGGAGGACGGTAACCACTCACGATTCTACTATGGTgattatacatacagtatactcaGTTTGTACTTAATTTAAACCCgattttaatttaaatccaCTCTTTGATGCAGACGTAATGAGGCCTCATTCACAGTGGGCACGTAATTTGATGATTAAGgacacttttcttttgttatttgtgAGACTTTTCGAGATGTTATTTATCTAGTTTTTGTCCCTGCCCTGATTCCGTCCTTCCTGATGTGGGCGTAGACACCAGAACAGATGACTACACAAATATTGGAGGAGAAGCTTTACTAGTCTGCCTCTTATAAGTTagaaaaatagtttaaaattaGCTCAGTTTCACATTTCCTTTCCGATAGTGAATTGTAGCTGGGATGCTGTGTCAGAATGGGAAATCTTTTtggcaaaaagaaacacaccCGAGTGACAGAACAAGACAAAGCAATTTTGGTGAGTGTCACagctagctaactttagctagctaactaagCTGTTAACTTTGCTATTGCACGTTTTGTCCCGTAACAAGAGCAAGTTCCGCCAAACTGCTTTAGAAAATGTGGTAATTTACCAACCTTGCGTATCAGGAATCATACAAACCCAGTTAATCCAACACAACTTCATAATTTTAGCACTCTGCAAAAAACTCTTCAATTCGGCacgaatataatataatacaatatatactcTTTTATATGTAGGTGTGTTGACTAACTTAATCCCTTTTATTATTATGCCTTCAATGTGCACGACTGAGAGCCGTAGCAAACAGTAAAACTGAAGTTGAGGTATTAACTACTTTATCAAAGTGGTGCTCAGCTACTTGAGTGCCGATTGTATCAAAAGAGTCTGACGTTAAGACTGGCTTTGCTTTTTTAGTAAAATATCTTATAACTGTTGTTTTACGGGGTGTGTATGTTTGACTGCAAAATATCAGATTGCAGCTGTAGAGTTTGACAGAGCTGCAGGTGGGCTACTCTGCATGTACACTGTAATGACACTGATAGCTACATTATCTGAACCCAGTTAGGTCGTTTTAGAGCACAAACGAAGCTGCTCTGTGACATAAATGAGTTAGTTTGTTGTTAGTTTAGTATATGCAAATGACAACTTTGTTCATATACATTGTGTACTCTTGTATCGGTTTTCTCATTGCAGCAACTGAAACAGCAAAGAGATAAGCTGAGGCAGTATCAGAAGAGGATTAACCTGCAGCTGGAGAAGGAGAGACTTTTAGCCAAGCAGCTGctgaaaaatggcaaaaaagaGTGAGTGTACAAAAAGATTACAATGTAATAGTGTAGTGCATGATTGAAAACAGAGGGGTGGGTCACTAATGAATAAGGAAGCTGTTGTTAAAGGTATACAGCATTTCCTAAAAACAACAGGgaaacaatcagaaaataaCTCTTTATTCCTCTGAATCACTGCTTTGTTCTCGCTAACGCCACTCGCCACGGGGAGGGCCAACTTTaaatgctgtgtgtttacaaacGGCAATCGACAATGCTACCTACTATACACTTTATCTGACCGGTTGTGTCTTTTTGATGTTGAATGTGGATTTTATTATTCACATCAGACATCATTGTTTTtgggagaaaatgtttctaattcATATTCTAATTGTTTTATAGATATTCAGGGGACAAGatcctttaaaaaacaatctgtgtgtttgagatTATTGTCATTTAGCATAACCGTAGTGGAAATAAACAGGCTGGATTTCAAGTCAAAATGTTGAAGCaattatttgaaaataattagttCAGTTTATAGTGAAATGTACTAAATCGagcttttattatttgttttcttcgATGGGAGATTTTCTCCATATGTGTCTGAGAGATGATGTCTTTTTTTCTAGGGAATTGACTTCAGATTTCAGTTTGGTATTAACCAAaccatttattgtatttaaccaCTCTTAGTCCCAGCTTCATTGTGAATTAATTACATGCTGTTCTTTTATTCAGAGTGACTAAAATGCCATGTGTTCATACAGGAAAGCACTCCTCTTGCTGAAAAAGAAGCGTTACCAGGATAAGCTTCTAGACAAGACAGAGAACCAGATCGGAAACCTGGAGCGCATGGTGAGGATTTGATTGACACACGGCACGTAGCGGCAGAGCTTTTGTGAAACTAACAATTCCTCTCATTTCTTCACGCTTTAGGTTCAAGACCTGGAGTTCGTCCAGATTGAAACTAAAGTCATTCAAGGGTTGAAAGTTGGAAATGAATGTCTGAAAAAAATGCACGAGGTAGGTGGTGTAAAGAGTCCCAGGAGTGTCTTTAGGAAACAATGTAATCTCATGCCTGATGCATCACACCCTCTCCCTGAATCACTGCTGATTGATGGGCTTTGCTTGGCTGTTTTCCTACGTTAGGTGATGTCTGTTGAAGAAGTAGAGCGGATTATGGATGAAACGGAAGACGCCATAGAATACCAAAGGGTAAGTCCCCCGTTGATATTTCTGCACcttttttaataatatgtaactttatctcattaaaatgtctaaaaacaacttgacctatgttttatattttgttaagttttgtacttatattatccCAAAtatttccaacaattttcaaacctagagaaaGCTTTAATTTCTATCAAGGTAACGTCTGTTTCAGTTGGTCGCCTGTGATGGCGTCGTAAACCCTGTTTGCATGCGTCAGCGTTCTGGTTGTCTGCCAGTATCTGtcataaatgtcattttttattcagttttaagcCACACTTTCacaatacactttttagatcttggtcctttttaactatatattttaactggatgaaggattttagacatcggacgtctggatcttaaatgatcagagaaacaagccgaGCAAACGTCAGAGGCAATCggagaaacactgtgaaactgctttattcagtgctTTTACCAGTTTTAATCACGGGTCCTTTTGTTTTGGAGAGTAAAAAACTCctgaaaaatgaataaatgctaACCTGGGGAAGCTGACGGCAATGGtggtgaaaacaacaaaacccatgatcccacgctacttcacgacACCACCAAACTacgtctttttttttatttattgagacACCTTTAGtgtcagaaaatgacatattgtgcgtttaaaTGACTTAAAAGATGTTCTGATCTAAACTGTGCTCTACAAATATAAAGCTTTGTGTGTCTTGTTGTCTCTCCGCAGCAAATAGACGACATGCTGGCCGGCTCGTTTTCACAAGAAGATGAAGATGCTGTACTGGCTGAGCTGGAGGCCATAACTCAGGTTGGGCTAATCAGCattactgtgtgtatgtttacacTTGGGTAGCTCGATGTGTTCCATCATGTGCAGACTCTGTCCTGTTTGCACTCTCAGGGAGACGTCGAGCTTCCAGAGGTTCCCGAAGACGAGCTTCCAGAAGTCCCAGAGGCCACAGAGGAGAAACcaggtttgtttttattcatggtgAAAGGAAACTCTAACAATCAGCACCCGACTCAATACTGAGCTTTTTAAGAGGATCGGGTATCGGCACCGACATGCTGTTTGATTCTCTTTAAAACATGGGACATAATCaattttattacatgtttaaaaGCAAAGTTTGATAAAGGAGAGCGGTAAGAAGCAGAACTAACATAACATTGTATTAACATCAAACTTATAGTAACTAGAGTAAAAAAAGGTCCGTTTGTTAGATGAAGCCTCAGATGTCCTGTGGACAGACAGAAGTACGCCATTGGTTGAGAAAGCAGCTCAGTGCTGTTTGTATCTGCATCTGTGCGCGGCATCAGAAGTCCCAACGCTcacctgatgtgtgtgttacagagggATAGAAGCTGAGAATCAGTGTTTCGAGGAGAACTGGTTCCTCCATGACTTTTGCTTCCTCTTATCGATGCTTTCCAAAAGTTGTGCATGGGCAATAAAGTACCGCCACACAGGCACTATAATATAACCTGCATCTACTTATTCACCAAACAATTTATCAGGAATCAACCATAAAGAATTGAATCTTCAATCATTTTGCATTAAAGGGGAACACCACCTAAATTAGGAattccaaaatgtaatttccGTGGCCTAGGAAAGGTAAAGCAATATTTTGAGCTACTCTCTCAAAGCCAGAGAATCAAGTCTCAAACTGAGGTCATGAAGTATAAAGTCTGTAGCTGCTCCTCTGagaatttgtttttctttgcaccCATGAGCTTTTTTCTATTGTAGTGTTGTCAGttctgaaatataaaatgtaccCAGATACTCAGAACATTCCCCTGGATGCTCAGTGTCATCGATAACATCTTTCACAATTCATTGTCTGTGGAGCCGTTctggaagagaaggaggactGACATCTTTTTAACTACAAAGTTCAAGTAAATATAATTGACAGGTGAAAAGCTGCAAAAGCATGAAATTAACGTGTGGACAGACAAAGTACATTGTTCATTTTGTCAGcaattttttatttagtcttattttttttgttttttttcaaagtctTTGCTCATTTTTtgattaaaagtgttttttatatgaaaacttgacattttagtctttttttgttgtcatcAGATTAgattgaacatttcagtcaatctaGTCGAgcaaaaatattacattacattacaggtcattcagcagacgctcttatccagagctcttatccagagcgacttacagagAACTACAGGGACattctccctggagcagctcagggttaagtaccttgctcagaggcacttcctggtattgaactcacaaccatctggtattctgtttggaaggcgtaccactagaccatcaccaccccaaatatcttttcttttcttttccccaaACCCTGTCGTTGTCATTGTTAACCTTCTCTTCAGTAAGTCACTTACTCCGAGTCCTCCTGACTCAGCTCATTGTGTGCTGCCGCTGTAGTCCTGATATGGATAAAAAACCAGTATATAATATTTAGTCTCCTTTTTTGTCAACGAAAATGAAGAGATTTCggttaagtttttatttttcaaacactTAATAGACTCGTGTCTTTTCGTCAACAATATTGCACGTTGACATCGTCACAGTTGGTGTTTAGTGACGTTGGTGCCGTCTCGTCATCGTCTCTGTTAAGtcatggagaaaagaaaagtttgttGACACAGGGTGTTGGAATGAGTATCGGTGAAGAAAAAGTCAGAGTGGAGCATACCTAGTTCCTCAGCAAGATTAATACACTACCTTTACCGCCCTTTGTAAGTCTGAATGTGTTTTGGTTTCAGAGCGGGATCGTCCCAGAAAGAAGCCAGAGCGAGAGATGCTCGCTGCATAGGAACGTGAccgacctgctgctgctgggtctCCTCCACAACACTCAACTTCCATATTAACCCACAGCCACACAGACATCTGCTGGAgaacgctctctctctctcctccagaggCCTGTGATGAAGTGACAGCAGCCTCTCTCAGATACTGAGCTTCCTCTATAATATCTCCCAGCCGCCGTTTGTCCTCCGGCTGCTGAACGTCGACACATGAAGGCAGCCGGGACCGGTTCACTGGAGAAACGCTGATTTGAACCGTGAAGACCTGTGAGATCAGATAACTGTGCCTAACCTTTGTTTGATTAGTCAATCACTTTGCATACGATGACTTCACTTAATTTGCATGTGTTCTTATAATTCATCAAATGCTCTCTTAGTCTATAAAGGATCAATTCACCCAAATTACTCAAAGGCCTTTGACATATCCTTCTTTGAGATTTCTGCTGTAAAATGAAGGTGAGCGGAATTTAATTTCTGACACTCAAGAAATTGAAAAATGActtcttatttttttactcaGCAGCAACACGTCTTTCCAGAAAacagagagcatgctgggaacAGTTTTTATTGGGACTACTTTCTATCAAAGAAATACTCTCTTCGAATGATGGAGATCTGAAAATCCAACTGAAATTAAAGTCCTTTGTTGGTCTTCTACATCGTACATGTCTGCTCTGTAAATCGATTAAGACACAATCGGAAACCAAAAGTgagaaatgtatatttcataCATATATTGTTTGGTTTCATGATGACGCCACCGAACTCTGCAACCATTTGTCAGAATGCTGTTAGTAgtagacatttattttctcgcttttattgaaaaaaatagaaacttagacaatgtatttttatttattttttaacgtaaaattatttttaactgcAAAAAGGAACAACGTGTGATTTCAGTTGGATTTTAAAATCTGggcaataaaaccaaaactctGCATTGCTATACAGCAGTAGGACCATTTTAAGGCAGAcgcaacaaatacaaaacgcCTGCTCTGTAGTATTATCTCCTCCGCCTCAGTCGACCCACCTGGAAGTTTTCCTAAAGTACCGGAACATTTGCATAAGCATCTGTTTCACTTATTCCTCCCTCAGCCTGACCCCCTTTCAAGCAGCTTAACTAATCTAATTCTCTGCTCCCCTTGTGGATTAGTTCAGTGTCATTGGAGAAAGGGCTAATCACATCGTCTGTGGGTTTACCTGTGAAGCCCAGACAACAGTTGTTAATCTCTTCAAAGTAATAAATTGACAGAACCACCATCTATACCCACTGAAGTATTATCATTGCAGGGGCCTGTAATTATGTTACTGTGCCCAGATTCACTTGTATAGGAATGTGTTAAACTGCAGCAAGAAAGATGGCCTACATTAGTAAAGGTTAAGCTTGTGAAGATTCATCAAACTAATCTGTAAATCATTTAatctgacaaacaaaacactgatgACTAATACTGTCCCATGCAGCCGTCATTTCATCAGCAGCACCACACCGGTCGttgtacctctctctctctctgtacattctttttacaataaaagtgttttttattgtcattctctCTGTTGCCACACTGCATGTCACAATTCAAATGTTCCACGGTTAAACACAAGGTGGCGACAAATCTTTTCTGAAGCATCTGTTGTGGAGAGCAGGTAACTTGATTTGAGTTTGGTACATGTGCTGTATGGCAGGAAACGCAATATTAGCCCTTTTCATGTCTATACTGCATTAGAGACATACTTATAGTACtgtataatctgcttatagggctgtatattatagttataagcataaaaaaatatgtgttatgatttataataataatcataacaaaGCTTTTTATAAAGACTTTTAAGATCAATTACCGTAACACCTCATGattgctggtcactcactgGGATGAAATGGAACTTATCACCTACATCAGAGTTGTGTCTCTGATGCTCTGTAGTCTGAAGGGGAGAAAGATTCTGCTGCAGGTTCAACATTTGGTGGAAAGAAACACGAGTAAATGCTGTTACAGCAGCACTGGTTTTGGAATCACTAATCTAATGTAATTAGTGTACAATCCCCTGAAACTAAGAGTCGTGTTTTCATTacaatgagcccttcatatctacaagGGCAGCGGGTCTCCAGGCTTAAACCATgctgcaccgccatgtttctacagtggCCCAGAATGAACAAACCTAACTGGCTCTAGATGCAGCCTTTAATGTTTCCACGTGGAGCGAGGGTCCTTTAAGCTTGTTCatgaaatatatatgatatcacATCTGAGTCATCTACTTATGAAACAGTTACATTTAAGAGGGACCTCCTTAAAGTTTTACCCACTAAAGTGTTTCTCTGAAAAGACATAAACGAGCATACTGTGGtattattgtgttgtttgttgtggTTGGAGAGTCTGGTGGAGGATttctatattgtatatacatttttaataaattacaataaacGTATGTTACATGAATCTTATTGGCTGCGTTACCGTGATCTTAAAATTAAAGCTTATTGAACTGTTTCTACTGAACAAAAACATCAGCTAgaccttttcaaaataaaagcaaggcCTTAAATGCTCCTATCTATAGCCTTGAAGTATTTTCATTACACAAAGCCTGTGTATCGATGTTCCATTGTTCCTTTCTACTGAGAGCCTGAAATGGGACTGAACTCTTCACACTGATGTACTCTCTTTGAATGGACTGGCTCCAATCTGCAGCCGACACTACACAACAAGCCCATCGGTGCTGTGTGGGAGTGGGCGACGCACAGACAGGAACCAGAGCGCCGCGCTTATGAGTCACCGACGTGGATCTGAATCGAGATAAAGAGGACGATGGTGAGTAGGATGGTCATGAAGGGGAGATCAAAAGCTGCTCAATGGATGCTTAAAGTATGTaggtgattgtgtgtgtgtgtgtcctgcccACCTTGATACTTGCCTACCTGACTACTCCCACATTGTGTAGTGaatacatgcacacaggcaGAATGGTGTTAAGTCACGGCGCAGAGCCAATTCAAATCTCACATCATTTGAGACAACTGATATACAACATCATGTCAAGGCTCAAATCTTCTAATAGCAAGTCTAATGTCAAGTCCAAGTCTTTCAAGTGTACAATTTACTTGATACCagaatgtttttactttcatgTCATAAGtaaggtgtgtgttgtttcagcAAAAGCCAAGCTATGGCAATGCCAAATGtctgtttaacactcctgatgAGCATGTGGCACCTTGTGGCCtctgactgtatgaatgtgtgaatgctgacatgtgttgtaaagattGGGTAAGCGCTGTATATAgatgcatttaacccatcctagggttaggagcagtgggcagctactatacggcgcccggggagcagtgtggaggtccagtgccttgctcaagggcacctcttCTGGTACCATTGGTTGGGGTTCTCCCCCAAGAACATTTGAGCATCAAACACTTAATTTTCTGCATTTTGGTGAATTTGTATGCACCAATTTatgatggaaatgtcattatttatgtaaaagaaaacaaaaaattcATATTTTGACAATTCAAGATATAAAAATatgctttcaaatatttattcaatgataaattcatttgttttatatcatttataaaacCCTGCACGTTAATAGCTCATGGGTTTCAGAAGACGAAAATAATGTTGTAATAATTTGAGAAAAAAAGTTGTATTATTACGAGATTACAGTTTAAAAGTTAATAAGAATATAGTCATAATGTTTCCAGGAAGaatctacctgtctacctgcacAGTGGGCTGTGCATTATGTTATTGCTGTGCTGTACGGTAGAATCCTGGTCACGTCCCCAGAACAGAAGCATGTTTGGGTCTGTGGATGAGCTAGAGTTTAGAGAAGAGGCTGTGAGCTGCTCTTCATCTGAGGCTGAAAAACAAAGCTAATAGAAAACAGCCTTGAGCTCTCTCCTCTGACTAAGCGCTCTGCGCCTTTTCTGATTCATCCGAAATGCACTCCAACAATCATAATAAAATCGTGGAGGAACAAACAAGTTCACTCACTCATATTCACTGACGGGCACATTATGGATCCATACGcagtcacaaacacactcgcacTCCAGCTTTAACATGGTACATCTAGTTGCTTCAGGTATCCtggtctttgtgctaagctaagctaactggctg contains:
- the chmp6b gene encoding charged multivesicular body protein 6, with protein sequence MGNLFGKKKHTRVTEQDKAILQLKQQRDKLRQYQKRINLQLEKERLLAKQLLKNGKKEKALLLLKKKRYQDKLLDKTENQIGNLERMVQDLEFVQIETKVIQGLKVGNECLKKMHEVMSVEEVERIMDETEDAIEYQRQIDDMLAGSFSQEDEDAVLAELEAITQGDVELPEVPEDELPEVPEATEEKPERDRPRKKPEREMLAA